In one Candidatus Limnocylindria bacterium genomic region, the following are encoded:
- a CDS encoding thiamine pyrophosphate-dependent dehydrogenase E1 component subunit alpha produces the protein MTVTARARHDGLGLSLDDVKGMYRKMLETRMVSERILQLNRMGRTPFGAGTDGHEAAQIGAAWNIRGGKDWTVPYYRDMGVAFVLGMSPLEEFRMVLAKATDTHSAGRQILNQFSSPKDRIVTRSVCVGTEFPHAVGLALAIRNLKEENIVFAFGGDASTSPGDFHEAINFAAIYKLPVVFIIENNLLAISTRFELQMAVPNVADKAAGYGARGFIADGMDVLDSYDKTKQAVQHTRSGAGPTLVELKCYRYQPHTSDDDDSRYRTKDEVRGWMAKDPIDRARKYLIEQGVTDKEFEAIRGALDTEIEAAIAQAESEPDPRPEDAIKHVYAEEAPRPDGTRS, from the coding sequence ATGACAGTGACTGCTCGTGCGCGTCACGACGGGCTCGGACTGAGCCTCGACGACGTCAAAGGCATGTACCGGAAGATGCTCGAGACGCGCATGGTCAGCGAGCGGATCCTGCAGCTCAACCGCATGGGACGCACTCCGTTCGGTGCCGGGACGGATGGCCACGAGGCCGCGCAGATCGGCGCGGCGTGGAACATCCGGGGCGGCAAGGACTGGACCGTTCCTTACTACCGCGACATGGGGGTCGCCTTCGTGCTCGGCATGTCGCCGCTCGAGGAGTTCCGCATGGTCCTGGCGAAGGCGACGGACACGCACTCCGCCGGACGGCAGATCCTCAACCAGTTCTCAAGCCCCAAGGACCGCATCGTGACGCGCTCGGTGTGCGTCGGCACCGAGTTCCCTCATGCGGTCGGCCTTGCGCTCGCGATCCGCAACCTGAAAGAGGAGAACATCGTCTTCGCCTTCGGCGGCGATGCCTCGACGAGCCCGGGTGACTTCCACGAGGCCATCAACTTCGCGGCGATCTACAAGCTGCCGGTGGTCTTCATCATCGAGAACAACCTGCTCGCGATCTCGACACGCTTCGAACTGCAGATGGCCGTGCCGAACGTCGCGGACAAGGCCGCGGGCTATGGAGCGCGCGGCTTCATCGCCGACGGCATGGACGTGCTCGACTCCTACGACAAGACGAAGCAAGCCGTGCAGCACACGCGCTCCGGCGCGGGCCCGACGCTCGTCGAGCTCAAGTGCTACCGCTATCAGCCGCACACGTCGGACGACGACGACAGCCGCTACCGCACGAAGGATGAGGTCCGCGGGTGGATGGCGAAGGACCCGATCGACCGCGCGCGCAAGTACCTGATCGAGCAGGGCGTCACCGACAAGGAGTTCGAGGCGATCCGCGGCGCGCTCGACACCGAGATCGAGGCCGCGATCGCGCAGGCGGAGAGCGAACCCGACCCCAGGCCCGAGGACGCGATCAAGCACGTGTACGCCGAGGAGGCTCCGCGCCCCGACGGCACCCGCTCTTAA